The Punica granatum isolate Tunisia-2019 chromosome 4, ASM765513v2, whole genome shotgun sequence genome has a window encoding:
- the LOC116204007 gene encoding RNA pseudouridine synthase 4, mitochondrial produces MADSALARRGLLLLSPSAASWGGRRLFASVCHPLQTLSDEQIRGHDRNDNKGKWFTLPPFDGTADGASLGREVAAQSSVAAATTTSTTAIKWVTRCCPELPRSLVQKLFRLRQVRRELSSMDQSDSGTQTQDIRLKRVAAKDPMNLGDRVYLPITVKEVPSRKEETQESHFTIEEVNFVRSLELYKDSSIIAINKPPGMPVQGGTGIRRSLDELAVSCLKYNYPEPPRLVHRLDRDCSGILLMGRTRTSGAFLHSIFREKTIGASSDDIKRRKRILQRKYWALVIGSPRRPRGLISVPLRKIVVDDGKSDRITVIVNVQSQTISSQHAMTEYQVIDSSNGYTWLELSPLTGRKHQLRVHCAEVLGTPIVGDYKYGWRAHRKWEMFPPEESSSGKVRGKALPFGLDLESGSISDKQPRLHLHCKEILFPNISQALQNVDSSPRQDLLELESLELVAPLPSYMQKSFDILKSR; encoded by the exons ATGGCGGATTCCGCCCTTGCCCGCCGCGGCCTCCTGCTGCTATCACCGTCAGCCGCCTCGTGGGGCGGCAGGAGACTCTTCGCCTCGGTCTGCCATCCGTTACAAACTCTTTCTGATGAGCAAATTCGTGGCCACGATCGGAACGACAACAAGGGGAAATGGTTCACCTTGCCCCCATTTGATGGTACAGCTGACGGTGCCTCTTTGGGGAGAGAGGTAGCAGCTCAATCTTCCGTTGCGGctgccaccaccacctctACGACGGCGATCAAGTGGGTGACTCGGTGCTGCCCTGAGCTGCCCAGGAGCCTCGTGCAGAAGCTCTTCCGCTTGAGACAG GTTCGCAGGGAGTTGTCTAGTATGGACCAGTCTGATTCAGGCACTCAGACACAAGATATCCGGCTAAAAAGg GTTGCTGCCAAAGACCCAATGAATTTGGGAGATAGAGTGTATCTTCCTATCACTGTTAAGGAGGTGCCCTCCAGGAAAGAGGAGACTCAGGAGAGCCATTTCACCATTGAAGAAGTTAACTTTGTTCGCAGCCTTGAGTTGTATAAG GACTCTTCAATTATTGCCATCAATAAGCCCCCAGGAATGCCGGTTCAG GGGGGAACAGGCATCAGAAGAAGCTTAGATGAGCTGGCAGTGTCTTGTTTAAAGTACAACTACCCTGAACCCCCTCGGCTG GTGCACAGACTAGATAGAGATTGCAGCGGAATCCTTTTGATGGGGAGGACACGGACAAGTGGTGCGTTCTTGCACTCGATATTCCGTGAAAAAACCATTGGAGCTTCCAGTGAT GATATCAAAAGAAGAAAGCGCATACTGCAACGGAAGTATTGGGCCCTTGTCATTGGGTCCCCGAGACGACCGAGGGGCTTGATTTCAGTACCATTAAGAAAG ATTGTGGTGGATGATGGAAAATCTGACAGAATAACTGTGATCGTCAACGTTCAGAGCCAGACTATTTCTTCTCAGCATGCAATGACTGAGTATCAAGTGATTGACTCTAGTAACG GTTATACATGGTTAGAGCTGTCACCTCTCACAGGTCGAAAGCACCAG CTTCGAGTACACTGTGCTGAGGTGCTAGGCACTCCAATAGTTGGAGATTACAAGTATGGATGGAGAGCCCATAGGAAGTGGGAAATGTTTCCACCCGAAGAGAGCTCGAGTGGGAAAGTCAGAGGGAAGGCCCTTCCCTTTGGTCTCGACCTCGAAAGCGGGAGCATCTCCGATAAGCAGCCTCGGCTTCATCTCCACTGCAAGGAGATTCTCTTTCCTAACATCTCTCAGGCTTTGCAAAATGTTGATTCGTCTCCAAGGCAAGACCTTTTGGAATTGGAAAGTCTTGAGTTGGTCGCACCGTTGCCTTCTTATATGCAGAAGAGCTTCGATATTTTGAAGTCACGATGA
- the LOC116204008 gene encoding probable cinnamyl alcohol dehydrogenase: MGSIESERTTIGWAARDPSGILSPFPFNLRNTGPEDLYVKVLCCGICHSDLHQIKNDLGQSNYPMVPGHEVVGEVLEVGSDVTEFRAGDVVGVGLLVQCCRNCHPCKSDMEQYCNKKIWNYNDVYTDGKPTQGGFAGEVVVDKKFVVKIPEGMDAEQAAPLLCAGVTIYSPLNHFGLKNSGLRGGILGLGGVGHMGVKIAKAMGHHVTVISSSNKKREEALEHLGADGYLMSSDEEQMKAAADSLDYIIDTVPVFHPLEPYLSLLKLDGKLILLGVINTPLQFVSPMVMLGRKVITGSFIGSMKETKEMLDFCKEKGLTSQIEVIKMDYINTAFERLAKNDVRYRFVVDVAGSKLD, from the exons atggGGAGTATTGAATCAGAGAGAACCACCATAGGTTGGGCAGCCAGAGACCCATCTGGGATCCTCTCCCCTTTCCCTTTCAACCTCAG GAACACAGGCCCTGAAGATTTGTATGTCAAGGTCCTCTGCTGCGGAATCTGCCACTCTGATCTTCACCAGATCAAGAACGACCTTGGCCAGTCTAACTATCCCATGGTCCCTGG GCATGAAGTGGTAGGTGAGGTGCTGGAGGTGGGATCCGATGTGACAGAGTTCAGGGCGGGAGACGTGGTCGGGGTCGGGTTGCTTGTCCAGTGCTGCCGGAATTGCCACCCCTGCAAGTCGGATATGGAGCAGTACTGCAACAAGAAGATCTGGAACTACAATGATGTCTACACTGATGGAAAGCCGACTCAGGGCGGCTTCGCCGGTGAAGTGGTCGTCGACAAGAA GTTCGTGGTGAAGATACCGGAAGGGATGGATGCTGAGCAGGCCGCCCCCCTCCTGTGCGCCGGAGTGACCATCTACAGCCCACTGAACCACTTCGGGCTGAAGAATAGCGGGCTTCGAGGGGGGATCCTCGGGCTCGGCGGGGTGGGACACATGGGCGTGAAGATAGCCAAGGCGATGGGGCACCACGTGACCGTGATTAGCTCATCGAACAAGAAGAGGGAGGAAGCCCTGGAGCACCTAGGAGCAGATGGATACTTGATGAGCTCGGATGAGGAGCAGATGAAGGCGGCCGCTGATTCCCTGGACTATATCATTGACACCGTGCCCGTGTTTCACCCTCTCGAGCCTTACTTGTCTCTGCTGAAGCTCGACGGGAAGTTGATCTTGCTCGGTGTCATCAATACCCCTCTCCAGTTTGTCAGCCCAATGGTCATGCTCG GGAGGAAGGTGATCACGGGAAGCTTCATCGGGAGCATGAAGGAGACAAAGGAGATGCTCGACTTCTGCAAGGAGAAGGGGCTGACATCCCAGATCGAAGTCATCAAAATGGACTACATCAACACCGCATTCGAGAGGCTTGCGAAGAATGATGTCCGATATAGGTTTGTTGTGGATGTTGCCGGAAGCAAACTTGATTGA